A genomic window from Planococcus rifietoensis includes:
- a CDS encoding bifunctional 3,4-dihydroxy-2-butanone-4-phosphate synthase/GTP cyclohydrolase II yields the protein MLNTIEEAVKDLQAGKVIILVDDESRENEGDFVCLAEHATPENINFMATHGRGLICTPVSPDIALRLKLDQMVSHNTDHHETAFTVSIDHKDAKTGISAFERSDTILQMLDTKAVPQDFKRPGHVFPLVAKSGGVFQRQGHTEASVDLARLSGSEPAAVICEIMNIDGSMSRMPELEKLADEFNLKLITIEDLYAYRAEKDPILKRESSVHMPTDFGEFRMVGYSNRLDTEEHVAIVKGNPESVEAPIVRIHSECLTGDIFHSRRCDCGAQLTKSLELIEQAGTGIVLYMRQEGRGIGLLNKLKAYELQEQGLDTVEANEQLGFPAEMRDYTLCALMLKDLGVSRVRLLTNNPAKTDALIEYGIEVEERLALVIPPTEDNTQYMKTKKQRMHHLID from the coding sequence ATGCTAAATACAATCGAAGAAGCAGTAAAGGATTTGCAGGCAGGAAAAGTCATTATTCTAGTAGATGACGAATCAAGGGAGAACGAAGGCGATTTTGTCTGTCTTGCTGAACATGCGACGCCTGAAAACATCAATTTCATGGCCACTCACGGCCGGGGGCTCATCTGCACGCCGGTCTCGCCCGATATCGCCTTGCGGTTGAAACTCGACCAAATGGTCAGCCATAACACTGACCATCATGAAACAGCATTTACCGTCAGCATCGATCATAAAGATGCCAAGACGGGCATCAGTGCATTCGAACGGTCGGACACCATTTTGCAAATGCTCGACACAAAAGCCGTGCCGCAGGATTTCAAACGGCCGGGGCATGTCTTTCCGCTTGTCGCAAAATCAGGCGGCGTTTTCCAGCGCCAAGGCCATACGGAAGCGTCAGTCGATTTGGCGCGTCTCAGCGGCAGCGAACCGGCAGCGGTCATTTGTGAAATCATGAACATTGACGGCTCGATGTCGCGCATGCCGGAACTGGAAAAGCTGGCGGATGAGTTCAATTTGAAACTTATTACCATCGAGGATCTCTATGCGTATCGCGCGGAGAAAGACCCGATCCTCAAGCGGGAATCGAGTGTCCACATGCCGACCGACTTCGGTGAATTCCGCATGGTTGGCTACTCCAACCGGTTAGATACAGAAGAGCATGTCGCCATCGTCAAAGGAAATCCGGAATCGGTGGAAGCGCCGATTGTGCGCATTCACTCAGAATGCTTGACCGGCGATATTTTCCACTCGCGCCGCTGCGATTGCGGGGCGCAACTTACGAAATCGCTTGAATTGATCGAACAGGCAGGGACGGGCATCGTCCTTTACATGCGCCAGGAAGGTCGCGGCATCGGCTTGTTGAACAAACTGAAAGCGTATGAGCTGCAAGAGCAGGGCTTGGATACCGTCGAAGCCAATGAACAGCTAGGCTTCCCGGCGGAAATGCGCGATTATACATTATGCGCTTTGATGCTGAAAGATCTGGGCGTGTCGCGCGTTAGGCTGTTGACGAACAATCCAGCCAAGACAGATGCGCTTATCGAATACGGCATCGAAGTGGAAGAACGGCTCGCGCTCGTCATCCCGCCGACTGAAGACAACACACAATACATGAAAACGAAAAAACAACGGATGCATCATCTAATCGACTAA
- the ribE gene encoding 6,7-dimethyl-8-ribityllumazine synthase, translating to METVYEANLIGSDLKIAIVTGRFNDFITSRLLDGAVDGLVRHGVNKENIDTAWVPGAFELPLVAKKMAETKKYDAVIALGTVIRGSTTHYDYVCSEAAKGIAQAGMSTGVPVIFGVLTTETIEQAIERAGTKAGNKGYEAAVSAVEMGNLMKAFD from the coding sequence ATGGAAACAGTTTACGAAGCAAATTTGATTGGCTCGGATTTAAAAATAGCAATCGTTACAGGGAGATTCAATGACTTTATCACGTCTCGCCTGCTGGACGGTGCCGTCGACGGCTTGGTGCGCCACGGCGTCAATAAGGAAAACATCGATACTGCCTGGGTACCGGGAGCATTTGAATTGCCGCTGGTCGCGAAAAAAATGGCGGAAACGAAAAAATACGACGCCGTCATCGCACTTGGCACCGTGATTCGCGGTTCGACGACGCATTACGATTATGTCTGCAGCGAAGCGGCAAAAGGCATTGCGCAAGCCGGCATGTCGACAGGCGTTCCGGTCATTTTCGGTGTCTTGACGACGGAAACGATCGAGCAGGCGATTGAACGCGCTGGCACGAAAGCCGGAAACAAAGGCTACGAAGCGGCGGTTTCTGCAGTTGAAATGGGCAATTTGATGAAAGCATTCGACTGA
- a CDS encoding DUF4212 domain-containing protein, which produces MRKIDKKQADAYFRTRTTLVTIYLLIGFSASFGVVMFAEELSGFSVNGMPFHYFMGAQGAVLTFIILLFVNAIVNDRIDKKFGLDQDLEDKK; this is translated from the coding sequence TTGAGGAAAATCGATAAAAAACAAGCAGATGCGTATTTCCGGACTCGTACCACGTTGGTCACCATCTATTTACTGATCGGGTTTTCGGCATCTTTCGGGGTTGTCATGTTCGCGGAGGAATTGTCGGGCTTCAGCGTCAATGGAATGCCTTTCCATTATTTCATGGGAGCGCAAGGAGCAGTGTTGACCTTCATCATCTTGCTGTTCGTTAACGCCATCGTCAACGACCGGATCGACAAGAAATTCGGTTTGGATCAAGACTTGGAAGACAAAAAATAG
- a CDS encoding sodium:solute symporter family protein, producing MDSQFLVSLVLILATFGLYIGIAVYNMARQTSDFYVAGRNVPAVFNGMAIGADWMSAASFIGMAGTVMLLGYDGLAYIMGWTGGYLLLTFLLAPQLRKSGRYTVPEFIGDRYSSSTARLIAAVATIIISFTYSIGQLSGSGVVIGRLLEVPTAVGTIIGVVLIAFYSALGGMKGITWTQVAQYLVLIIAYLIPVIFMSLQLTSNPIPWLSYGQIIGELQQLDQQLGVSEYVVPFTEATKWQFLALMFTLMAGTAGLPHVIVRFYTVSTMKAARWSGAWALLFIGLLYLSAPAYAAFSRFILMTQVAGSSIADLPAWTTSWVNTGSLSVADTNSDGILQWEEIVISNDIVVMATPEIANLGVFVVGLMAAGAMAAALSTAGGLMIAISAALSQDIYYRSINPKATESQRLLVGRSSIIIATVAAGIVALNPPGAITQIVAWAFALASGTFFPALILGVWWRRANGPGVIAGMLVGLTVTLTYIFAAKFGGFTILGIIDTGAGVFGATAAILTIIIVSLATKPPSKETQEEVLDLRYPEGMTYKDGEVWRTDPVETKRPEH from the coding sequence GTGGATTCACAATTTCTCGTATCACTTGTATTGATCCTGGCAACATTCGGCTTGTATATCGGCATCGCCGTCTATAATATGGCCAGGCAAACATCCGACTTTTATGTAGCGGGGCGCAATGTTCCTGCTGTATTCAACGGGATGGCGATCGGTGCCGACTGGATGAGTGCCGCGTCGTTCATCGGGATGGCGGGGACGGTCATGTTGCTCGGATATGACGGCCTTGCCTATATCATGGGCTGGACAGGTGGTTATTTGCTTTTGACTTTCCTATTGGCGCCGCAGCTCCGGAAATCGGGGCGCTACACGGTGCCGGAGTTTATTGGCGACCGCTATAGCAGCAGCACCGCGCGCTTGATCGCGGCAGTTGCCACCATCATCATCAGTTTTACATATTCTATTGGGCAGCTCTCAGGGTCAGGCGTCGTAATTGGCCGGCTTTTGGAAGTGCCGACAGCTGTCGGGACGATCATCGGTGTCGTTTTGATCGCTTTCTACTCAGCACTTGGCGGGATGAAAGGGATTACGTGGACACAGGTGGCTCAATACCTGGTTTTGATCATCGCCTATTTAATTCCTGTTATTTTCATGTCGCTGCAACTGACGAGCAACCCGATTCCTTGGCTGTCTTACGGGCAGATTATCGGTGAACTCCAGCAGCTCGATCAACAGCTTGGCGTTTCTGAATACGTTGTGCCGTTTACGGAAGCGACCAAATGGCAGTTTTTGGCACTTATGTTTACATTGATGGCCGGAACAGCTGGGTTGCCTCACGTTATCGTGCGTTTCTACACGGTTTCTACAATGAAAGCAGCTCGTTGGAGCGGGGCGTGGGCATTATTGTTCATCGGTTTGCTTTACTTGTCTGCACCGGCTTACGCAGCATTCTCCCGTTTTATCCTGATGACTCAAGTAGCCGGCTCTTCGATCGCCGATCTTCCGGCTTGGACAACATCTTGGGTCAACACCGGCTCATTGTCGGTGGCGGATACAAACAGTGACGGCATCCTGCAGTGGGAAGAAATCGTTATCAGCAACGATATCGTGGTCATGGCAACGCCTGAAATCGCCAATCTCGGCGTCTTTGTTGTTGGCTTGATGGCTGCTGGTGCTATGGCCGCGGCACTCTCAACAGCAGGTGGGCTGATGATTGCCATTTCCGCCGCGTTATCACAAGATATTTATTATCGTTCAATCAACCCGAAAGCGACGGAAAGCCAGCGTTTGCTCGTAGGTCGTTCGTCAATCATCATCGCGACTGTCGCAGCCGGCATCGTGGCGTTGAATCCGCCGGGCGCGATCACGCAGATTGTGGCATGGGCATTTGCGCTTGCATCCGGCACGTTCTTCCCAGCGCTGATTCTTGGCGTATGGTGGAGACGGGCGAATGGGCCGGGCGTCATTGCCGGCATGTTGGTCGGTTTAACGGTTACCTTGACGTATATTTTCGCTGCTAAATTCGGCGGCTTTACGATTCTTGGCATTATCGATACAGGCGCCGGGGTCTTCGGAGCAACGGCGGCAATTTTGACGATCATCATCGTTTCACTGGCGACGAAGCCGCCATCGAAAGAAACGCAAGAAGAAGTGCTGGACTTGCGCTATCCAGAAGGCATGACATATAAAGACGGTGAAGTATGGCGCACCGACCCGGTCGAAACCAAACGTCCGGAGCATTGA
- a CDS encoding bifunctional glycosyltransferase family 2/GtrA family protein, whose product MEQFAIVIPAYKPEEPCKLIIEEAISAGFSRIIVVNDGSGAAYEGFFDELKKFPQVTLLTHAVNQGKGRALKTVFHYILNHQLPIEAIITADADGQHLVSDMVKIANELDASPNHVVLGSRDFSQPNIPFRSRFGNRFTRLLFRLSTGADLSDTQTGLRGIPVKFLPRLLDVLGERFEYEMNMLAALKKNYIPVSEVTIETVYLDENKSSHFHPLRDSYHIYKIFIFYGISGAASFGLDIALFWLFVQLLRDESPEAFIIIATVAARILSSLFNYYINRNKVFKQGSRRSLLRYYILAAFIMGVSAASVHFLYAEWLGRGEVILKVMVDTVLFIFGFVAQRAWVFRKE is encoded by the coding sequence GTGGAACAATTCGCTATCGTCATTCCGGCTTATAAACCGGAAGAGCCATGCAAACTTATAATTGAAGAAGCGATATCAGCCGGCTTTTCCCGGATCATTGTCGTGAATGACGGCAGTGGAGCCGCCTATGAAGGCTTTTTTGATGAGCTTAAAAAGTTTCCGCAAGTAACTTTATTGACCCATGCAGTCAACCAAGGAAAAGGGCGCGCGTTGAAAACGGTGTTCCATTATATCCTCAATCATCAATTGCCGATCGAAGCCATCATTACTGCTGATGCAGATGGCCAGCATTTGGTGTCGGATATGGTCAAAATTGCCAACGAGCTGGATGCTTCGCCGAACCATGTGGTGTTGGGGTCTCGAGATTTTTCTCAGCCTAATATCCCGTTCCGCAGCCGTTTCGGCAACCGGTTTACGCGCCTGTTATTCCGCTTGTCGACCGGTGCCGACCTGAGCGATACACAGACCGGCCTGCGGGGAATTCCTGTGAAGTTTTTGCCAAGGCTGCTCGACGTGCTCGGCGAACGCTTTGAATATGAAATGAATATGCTCGCGGCGTTGAAAAAGAATTACATCCCGGTATCGGAAGTGACGATTGAAACCGTTTATTTGGACGAGAATAAGTCGTCCCATTTCCACCCGCTCCGAGACTCTTACCATATTTACAAGATCTTTATATTCTACGGGATATCAGGCGCGGCCTCATTCGGGCTCGATATCGCCTTGTTCTGGCTGTTCGTCCAGCTCTTGCGAGACGAATCGCCGGAAGCGTTCATCATCATCGCCACAGTGGCGGCACGCATCCTGTCTTCCCTATTCAATTACTATATCAATCGCAACAAAGTCTTTAAGCAGGGCTCTAGGCGATCCTTGCTGCGCTATTATATATTGGCAGCTTTCATCATGGGCGTTTCGGCTGCCTCGGTCCACTTCTTGTATGCAGAATGGCTCGGCCGCGGAGAAGTAATCTTGAAAGTGATGGTCGATACGGTGTTGTTCATCTTCGGTTTCGTGGCCCAGCGCGCTTGGGTTTTCCGCAAAGAATAA
- a CDS encoding M15 family metallopeptidase, whose product MKTFRTVFSLLFLLILGAFLFIWIEREIEERNERADRPLPTGLHPIVESKRDQLIAQAEEAGIDILITDGFRSVEEQNEIHAQGRSRGGNVVTYAEGGESYHNYGLAIDFALRLPDGSVVWDIERDGNENGRPDWFEVADMAKELGFEWGGDWQRFKDYPHLQLDFGLSIRQLQDGYRPEDVISD is encoded by the coding sequence TTGAAAACATTCCGCACCGTCTTTTCTTTGCTATTCTTGCTCATCCTCGGTGCATTTTTGTTCATTTGGATCGAACGCGAAATTGAAGAGCGCAACGAACGCGCTGATCGGCCGCTGCCGACTGGACTGCACCCGATCGTCGAATCTAAACGCGACCAGCTCATCGCTCAAGCTGAAGAAGCCGGCATCGATATCCTCATCACCGACGGTTTCCGTTCCGTTGAAGAGCAGAACGAGATCCATGCCCAAGGCCGCTCGCGGGGCGGGAACGTCGTCACTTATGCAGAAGGTGGCGAGTCCTACCATAATTACGGACTGGCCATCGATTTCGCGCTGCGCTTGCCTGATGGTTCTGTCGTTTGGGACATCGAGCGCGACGGCAACGAAAATGGCCGTCCCGACTGGTTTGAAGTAGCGGACATGGCCAAAGAGCTCGGCTTCGAATGGGGCGGTGATTGGCAACGTTTCAAAGATTATCCCCATCTTCAACTGGATTTTGGCTTGTCGATCCGTCAGCTGCAGGATGGCTACCGCCCCGAAGATGTCATCTCCGATTAA
- the nfsA gene encoding oxygen-insensitive NADPH nitroreductase, whose translation MVIELMKSHASVRDYKDQPLTRAQVHELVEAAQYAATSHFVQAYSIVWVTDEDKRKRLGELSKNPKQMEGAGAVFLMCADYNRLGHAAKLQGEDIVFDQAENLLVAVTDVGLLAQNLALAAESKGYGICYIGGVRNNMEEISKLVGLPEGVFPVYGLTVGVPNEANEVKPRLPVEAVLHENEYDEAKYAEILPAYDETIMAYYAARSNNQKTAKWSEQMATFLNKPHRPDLKDVLAKRGYLFK comes from the coding sequence ATGGTCATTGAATTAATGAAATCACATGCATCGGTCCGCGACTATAAAGACCAGCCACTAACGCGCGCGCAAGTCCATGAATTGGTCGAAGCGGCTCAATATGCGGCAACGTCCCACTTCGTGCAAGCTTATTCCATCGTTTGGGTGACGGATGAAGACAAGCGCAAACGCCTTGGTGAGCTGTCCAAAAACCCGAAACAGATGGAAGGGGCAGGAGCTGTGTTCTTAATGTGCGCAGACTACAACCGGTTGGGGCACGCCGCGAAACTGCAGGGCGAAGACATTGTCTTCGACCAGGCGGAGAACTTGTTGGTCGCGGTCACGGACGTCGGGTTGCTCGCGCAGAACTTGGCACTTGCCGCTGAATCCAAAGGCTATGGCATCTGCTATATCGGTGGAGTGCGCAACAATATGGAAGAAATCAGCAAACTTGTTGGTTTGCCAGAAGGCGTTTTCCCGGTCTACGGCTTAACGGTCGGCGTTCCGAACGAAGCCAACGAAGTGAAGCCGCGTCTTCCTGTAGAAGCTGTGCTTCATGAAAATGAATACGACGAAGCGAAATACGCAGAAATTTTGCCGGCATATGATGAAACGATCATGGCCTATTATGCTGCACGTTCAAACAATCAAAAAACTGCGAAATGGAGCGAACAGATGGCGACGTTCTTGAACAAGCCGCATCGCCCCGATTTGAAGGATGTCTTGGCGAAACGCGGATATCTATTCAAATAA
- a CDS encoding NAD(P)-dependent oxidoreductase translates to MKIALFGATGRVGRYVLNMALRDGHEVKALVRRADLEPHANLDMIVGNVRNEEDIRQTLEGADAVISAIGTDRTTTLSDATPLIVKAMEAEGIRRIITIGTAGILNSRLSPGLLRYQGGDSKRQLTFAAEEHEKAYKSLEQSELDWTIVCPTYLPDGEPKGYFRFEENYLPEDGKEITAGDTALFAYEQLDSDDFLKSRVGIAY, encoded by the coding sequence ATGAAAATCGCTTTATTTGGAGCAACGGGAAGAGTCGGCAGATATGTCTTGAACATGGCGCTTCGCGACGGCCATGAAGTGAAAGCGCTGGTTCGGAGAGCAGACCTTGAACCCCATGCGAATCTGGATATGATCGTCGGAAATGTCCGCAACGAAGAGGACATTCGCCAGACGCTCGAAGGGGCGGATGCTGTGATTAGCGCAATCGGCACCGATCGCACGACTACCTTATCGGATGCGACGCCGCTGATCGTGAAGGCGATGGAAGCGGAAGGCATACGGCGCATCATCACTATCGGGACCGCCGGTATTTTGAACAGCCGCTTGAGTCCAGGGCTGCTCCGCTACCAGGGCGGCGATTCCAAGCGCCAACTGACCTTTGCGGCGGAAGAACATGAAAAAGCCTATAAATCACTGGAACAAAGTGAATTGGACTGGACAATCGTATGCCCAACGTATTTGCCGGACGGCGAACCGAAAGGCTATTTCCGTTTTGAAGAAAATTACCTGCCTGAAGACGGCAAAGAAATCACGGCCGGTGATACGGCATTATTCGCCTATGAGCAATTGGATTCGGATGATTTCCTGAAAAGCCGCGTCGGCATTGCATATTGA
- a CDS encoding ABC transporter permease, whose protein sequence is MLKLIQNEWMKLWSKKATWIMAVLLIVILLANAGITKWIESTSPVPEMDWQEMEMMNLASAEDQLQNPDIGPAQQDYYEGQAAIAEYRLANDAEPFKVESLQQQVLDGHMMLSLVTLFTVIVGAGIVASEFSQGTIKMLLTRPVKRWKILTSKYITTMLFALLFAILTFVSIALFSWIFFGVGDGAFLVWNGSEVVEGSYWAEALKLSVLSLASTWMIGTFAFMLGTVFRSSSLAIGVSIFLMFVGVQLVFLLQRFEIVKYYLFTHTDLTQFYTGFMPIPDITMAMSLIVLTVYFLVFMVISYWTFSKRDVTA, encoded by the coding sequence TTGCTCAAGCTCATACAAAATGAATGGATGAAATTATGGAGTAAAAAAGCGACATGGATCATGGCAGTTTTATTGATTGTCATCTTATTGGCAAATGCGGGCATCACCAAATGGATCGAATCCACCTCCCCGGTGCCAGAGATGGATTGGCAGGAGATGGAAATGATGAACTTGGCTTCAGCCGAGGATCAATTGCAAAATCCGGACATTGGCCCTGCCCAACAAGATTATTACGAAGGCCAGGCAGCCATCGCAGAATACCGCTTGGCCAATGATGCTGAGCCTTTCAAAGTTGAAAGTCTGCAGCAGCAAGTGCTGGATGGCCATATGATGCTATCGCTCGTGACATTGTTTACGGTCATCGTCGGCGCGGGAATCGTTGCTTCTGAGTTCTCACAAGGAACGATCAAGATGCTGTTGACGCGCCCGGTTAAACGATGGAAAATACTGACATCCAAATACATTACAACGATGTTGTTTGCCTTATTATTTGCCATTCTTACTTTCGTATCGATCGCTTTGTTCAGTTGGATTTTCTTTGGAGTTGGAGACGGCGCATTCCTGGTGTGGAACGGATCGGAAGTGGTGGAAGGCTCTTACTGGGCTGAAGCATTGAAACTATCCGTGCTTAGCTTGGCGAGCACATGGATGATTGGTACGTTCGCGTTCATGCTCGGGACGGTTTTCCGCTCCAGTTCGCTTGCGATCGGCGTATCGATTTTCTTGATGTTTGTCGGCGTGCAACTCGTCTTCTTGTTGCAGCGCTTTGAAATCGTCAAATATTATTTGTTTACACATACCGATTTGACTCAATTCTATACTGGCTTCATGCCCATCCCAGATATCACGATGGCCATGTCGCTCATCGTTTTGACTGTTTATTTCCTGGTCTTTATGGTGATCAGTTATTGGACATTCTCAAAACGTGACGTTACTGCCTGA
- a CDS encoding ABC transporter ATP-binding protein — protein sequence MSNEKIVEIRKLSKTIGKKQIIKNLNLDLHKGEITGFLGPNGAGKTTTIRMMVGLMKPTQGDILIGGKSIRTDFERSIEKVGVIVENPEMYKFMSGYKNLVHFARMHKGVTKARIDEVIQQVGMQNRIKEKVGSYSLGMRQRLGLAQALLNNPEFLILDEPTNGLDPAGIREFRMYLRKVARENDVAIFVSSHLLSEIELLCDRIAIIQNGELIDIKNVNEHQQSRYYIEAKPADQAKQVLEEIGFTVHPHENGYLIDTEPEHIPGAIKLLTAAGVDLYAVQPHRTTLEDQFLEMTGGGEIAQAHTK from the coding sequence ATGAGCAATGAGAAAATTGTTGAGATTCGCAAGCTCTCAAAGACGATCGGCAAAAAGCAGATCATCAAAAACTTGAACTTGGATCTCCATAAAGGGGAAATTACCGGGTTTCTTGGGCCGAACGGGGCAGGTAAGACGACGACGATCCGCATGATGGTCGGATTGATGAAGCCGACGCAAGGCGATATCCTGATTGGCGGTAAATCGATCCGCACCGATTTTGAAAGAAGCATCGAAAAAGTCGGCGTCATTGTCGAAAATCCGGAGATGTATAAATTCATGTCCGGCTACAAAAACCTGGTGCATTTCGCGCGTATGCATAAAGGTGTGACAAAAGCCCGCATCGACGAAGTAATCCAGCAAGTCGGGATGCAAAACCGCATCAAGGAAAAAGTCGGTTCGTATTCACTCGGCATGCGCCAACGCCTTGGCCTTGCACAAGCACTCCTCAACAATCCAGAGTTTTTGATTTTGGATGAGCCGACAAATGGCCTCGACCCTGCAGGCATTCGCGAATTCCGCATGTATTTGCGCAAAGTGGCACGTGAGAACGATGTCGCCATTTTCGTCTCCAGCCATCTATTGTCAGAGATCGAATTATTGTGCGACCGCATCGCCATTATCCAGAACGGCGAATTGATCGACATCAAAAATGTCAACGAACATCAGCAATCCCGCTATTACATAGAAGCCAAGCCGGCCGACCAGGCGAAACAAGTGCTCGAAGAAATAGGCTTCACGGTGCATCCGCATGAAAACGGCTATTTGATCGATACAGAACCGGAGCACATCCCGGGCGCCATCAAGCTGCTCACTGCTGCAGGCGTTGATCTATACGCTGTCCAGCCGCACCGCACCACCTTAGAAGATCAATTCCTTGAAATGACTGGAGGCGGCGAAATTGCTCAAGCTCATACAAAATGA
- a CDS encoding class I SAM-dependent methyltransferase: protein MELQTMHAQLAEKLHSHALVTATISQPRQKSNDLKRIKLKPVELKEGYRIQFEYQYEQILKHQNLTVEQAAAEVEQLFADFRQGLFQFTDEKVQIQLTKKFKVSYKSEADVHAAADLSHNRKKDYLLADGKPYPFLVRLGVQSPDGKVKKQKYDKFRQINRFIEFIDDALEHLPKDRPIRILDFGSGKSYLTFALYHYLRIEKGLDLRVTGLDLKKSVIEECQNIARDLDYQQLEFLVGDINDYDQDTAVDMVVTLHACDVATDMALARAVKWNAGVILSVPCCQHELNGQIQSSPLDIMLQHGLIKERFSALATDSIRAELLSLVGYETQLMEFIDMEHTPKNILIRAYRTNKKPAAGQLERYREFTKLLNAKPFLENELKELL from the coding sequence ATGGAACTCCAAACTATGCACGCCCAACTTGCAGAAAAACTGCACAGCCACGCACTCGTCACGGCCACCATCAGCCAGCCACGCCAAAAATCGAACGACTTGAAACGCATCAAATTAAAACCGGTCGAACTGAAAGAAGGCTACCGCATCCAGTTCGAATATCAATATGAACAGATCTTGAAACACCAAAACCTGACAGTCGAACAGGCAGCTGCAGAGGTCGAACAATTATTCGCCGACTTCCGGCAAGGCTTGTTCCAGTTCACCGACGAAAAAGTCCAGATCCAATTGACCAAAAAATTCAAAGTGAGCTATAAATCAGAAGCGGACGTACACGCTGCCGCCGATTTGTCCCACAACCGCAAGAAAGATTATCTGCTAGCGGATGGCAAGCCGTACCCGTTTCTTGTGCGACTCGGCGTCCAGTCACCGGATGGTAAAGTCAAGAAACAGAAATACGATAAATTCCGCCAGATCAACCGCTTTATCGAATTCATCGACGATGCACTCGAGCATTTGCCGAAAGACCGCCCGATCCGCATACTCGATTTCGGCTCCGGCAAATCCTACCTGACCTTCGCGCTGTATCATTATTTGCGCATCGAAAAAGGACTCGACCTGCGCGTCACGGGGCTTGACTTGAAAAAAAGCGTCATCGAGGAATGCCAGAACATCGCCCGTGACCTCGACTACCAGCAGCTGGAATTCCTCGTCGGCGATATCAACGATTACGACCAAGACACCGCAGTCGATATGGTCGTCACGCTTCACGCATGCGACGTTGCGACTGATATGGCGCTCGCCCGTGCTGTTAAATGGAATGCCGGTGTCATCTTGAGCGTGCCGTGCTGTCAACACGAGCTCAATGGCCAAATCCAATCATCCCCGCTTGATATCATGCTGCAGCATGGTTTGATCAAGGAGCGCTTTAGCGCACTCGCGACCGATTCCATCCGTGCGGAACTGCTTTCTTTGGTCGGCTATGAAACCCAATTGATGGAGTTCATCGATATGGAGCACACGCCGAAAAACATTTTGATCCGCGCTTACCGCACGAACAAAAAACCGGCAGCGGGACAATTGGAGCGCTACCGGGAATTCACCAAACTGTTAAATGCCAAACCGTTTCTTGAAAACGAATTGAAGGAGCTCCTATGA